A stretch of DNA from Cellulomonas xiejunii:
CACGGCCCGCGCCTGGTTCAGCTGTCCGGCCCAGTGCCAGTCGGTGAAGTCGGCCGGGACGCCCAGGTGCGGCGCCATGCCGCGGTCGAGCTTGGCGTTGCCGTCGGCCGCCTTCTGGTGCAGCAGGAAGGTCGGGTGCTCCTTGCCGGCGACCGACCCGTCCTCCGCCCGCACCGCGCGGCGCAGGGTCGCCCACGTCGGTGGACCCTGGAAGCCGAACTCGGAGCAGAACCGCGGGACCTCGTCGCGGTACGTGCTGTAGTCGACGCGGTTCCACACGTCCCACTGGTGGTGCGAGCCGTGGTCGAGGTCGTTGGGGTGCACGTCGTGGAGGTCGTGACCGGGCGACGCGGGGCTGTTGGCGACGTAGGGGCGTGTCGGGTCCAGCTCGGCGACGACGGCCGGGAGGATCTGCGTCGCGTACGCGTGGCCCCACGTGCGGCCCTCGAGCTCCTCCTGCCATCCCCAGTCGAGGAACCCCCAGAGGTTCTCGTTACCGCCGTTCCACAGCACGAGCGAGGGGTGCGGCGTGAGGCGGGCCACGTGCTCGCGTGCCTCCGCCTCGATCTCCGAGCGCAGCGGCTCCTCCTCGGGGTAGGCGGCGCACGCGAGGAGGAAGTCCTGCCAGACCAGGAGCCCGCGCTCGTCGCACAGGTCGTAGAAGTCCTCGGACTCGTAGATGCCGCCACCCCACACGCGCAGGAGGTTGAGGTGCGCACCGAGTGCCTGGTCGAGGCGGGCGGCGAGGCGCTCGCGCGTGATGCGTGTCAGCAGGTGGTCGTCGGGGATCCAGTTGGCGCCGCGCACGAACACCGAACGTCCGTTGACCCGCAGGGTGAACGCCGCACCGTGGTCGTCGGGCGCCGTGTCGAGCTCGACCGTCCGGAAGCCGATGCGGCGTGCCCACGAGCCGAGCACGGGCCCGGTGCCGCGCGGTCCCGCGGGTGCGGCGGGGTCGGCGGCGCGCAGCTCCACCACGAGCTCGTGCAGCGGTTGAGCGCCGTGGCCGACAGGCCACCACAGGGGCGCGTGTGCCACCTCCAGCCGTGCCGTGGCCGACGTCGCTCCGGCGTGCACCTCGGCGACGGTGTCGACGCCCGCGACGCGGGCCGTCACGACGAGCGGCACGTCGCCGCCCGCGAGGCCGGACCGCTCGACGTCGACGACGACCTGCACCACGCCGGTCCCGTCGGGCAGCACCGACACGAGCGGGCGGACCGACGCGAGACGGGCCACGGACCACCGCTCGACGACGACGGGCCGCCACAGGCCGGCGGTCTGCAGGTCGGGTCCCCAGTCCCAGCCGAAGGAGCACGCCATCTTGCGGACCATGTTGAACGGCTGCGGGTACGCCAGCGGGCGTGGCCCGAGGCGGGCGGCCTCCGCCTCGGCGTGCGTGAGTGCGGACGCGAGCTCGACGCGGAGGACCTGCTGACCCGGGCGGAGGTCGCCGCGCAGGTCGACGCGGTGGGTCCGGTGCTGGTTGGCGGTGCGGGCGAGGACGGTGCCGTCGAGGCGCACGGTGGCCACCGTGTCGACACCCTGCAGGACGAGGTCCACGCGCTCACCGGGTGCCGCGGGCGGGATGGCGAGCGGGCGCTCGTACGCCCAGTCGACGCGCTTCATCCAGCCGAGGAGCTCCTCGTTGCCGTCCAGGTAGGGGTCGGGGATCAGGCCGGCCGCGAGCAGGTCCGTGTGCGTCGTGCCGGGAACGTGGGCGGGCACGCCGGTGCGCAGGTGCGCCACGAGGGCGGCCGGCAGGTGGGGCGGGAGGGTCTGGGGGCGGCCGTCAGCGTCCAGCGGTCGTCGAGGACGTCGTGGTTCATGTGCATAGAGCTCCCGGGTCTGCGGCTCCCACGTCGCGTCGTCGCGCGAGGGTCCCCGGTGACCTGGGGAGCAGGCACATTGTTAAGCGACTGAATGAAGTAAGTCAACGCTTAGGCTGTGCGCCACCATCACATGGAGGTGACCGGTGCCCCAGCGTCCCGACGACGAGACGACGCCCGTGACGAGCGACCTGCTGCACCTGCGTGCCGCGGGGGTCAGCCTCGTCCTCGACCTCACCGGCCTGCCCCGCGTGCTGCACTGGGGCTCCGACCTCGGTGCGCTGGACGACGCCGCGCTCGCGGACCTGCTGCTGGCCGGGCGCCCCGCGCACATGGGCTTCCCCGTCGACGGCGAGGTCGTGCCGTCCGTCCTTCCCGCGCAGGCGGACGGCTGGCTCGGCACGCCGGGCCTGACCGGGTCCCGTGGCGGGCGTGCCTGGTCGGCGGCCCTCGTCCCCGGCACGCCGGTGCTCACGCGGTCCGAGGACGGCGGTGCCGTCCTCGTCGTGCCGGCCACCGACGCCGCCGCGGGGCTCGCGCTCGAGCTCGTCCTGGAGCTGACGACGCAGGGCCTCGTGCGTCAGCGCGCCACGCTCACGAACACCGGGGACGACGGCTACGAGCTCGCCGGGCTGCTCCTCACGCTGCCCGTGCCCGCGCGCGCCGCGACCCTCCTCGACCTCGGAGGGCACTGGGCGCGCGAGCGCAGCCCCCTGCGGACCGCGTTCACGCACGGGACCCGCCTGCGCGAGAACCGCCGCGGCCGCACCGGCTACGACACGCCGTACGTCCTCGTCGCGGGGACCGAGGACCTCGCGCACCGTCGCGGCGAGGCGTGGGGCTTTCACGTCGCCTGGTCCGGAAACCACCGCAGCCTCGCCGAGCGCAACCACTACCACCCGGGCCTGCTCGGTGGCGGTGAGCTGCTCGAACCCGGGGAGGTGCGGCTCGGCACGGGGGAGTCGTACACGAGCCCGTGGGTCTACGGCTCCTACGGCGCGCGGGGCCTGGACGCGCTCGCGGACCGCTTCCACGCCTGGATGCGCGCGCGTCCGCAGCACCCCCGCACGCCGCGCCCCGTGACCCTGAACACCTGGGAGGCCGTCTACTTCCAGCACGAGCTGGGGCGGCTCGTGGAGCTCGCGGACGCCGCCGCCGAGGTCGGGGCCGAGCGCTTCGTCCTCGACGACGGCTGGTTCGGGTCGCGCCGGGACGACTCGAGCGGGCTGGGGGACTGGGTCGTGTCCGAGGAGGTGTGGCCCGATGGTCTGCACCCCCTGATCGAGCACGTGACCGGCCTCGGGATGCAGTTCGGGCTGTGGGTCGAGCCCGAGATGGTCAACCCAGACTCGGACCTCGCCCGCGCCCACCCCGACTGGATGCTGCGGCTGCCCGACCGGCTCCCGCGACCGGCGCGGCAGCAGCAGGTGCTCGACCTCGCCCGCCCCGAGGCGTACGCCCACATCCTCGGGCAGCTCGACGCGCTGCTCACCGAGCACGACATCGCCTACCTCAAGTGGGACCACAACCGTGACCTCGTCGACGCCGGGCACGGCCCGCACGGCGTCCCCGGCGTGCACGGCCAGACGCTCGCCGTCTACCGCCTGCTCGACGAGCTGCGCGCCCGGCACCCCCGCGTCGAGATCGAGTCGTGCTCCTCGGGCGGGTCGCGGGTCGACCTGGAGATCCTGCAGCGGACGGATCGCGTCTGGGCGTCGGACTGCATCGACGCGCTCGAGCGGCGGTCCATCCAGCCGTGGACCAACCTGCTCATCCCGCTCGAGCTCATCGGCGCGCACATCGGCTCGGGGACCGCGCACAGCACCGGGCGCTCCGCGAGCCTGGGCTTCCGGGCCGGCACGGCACTGTTCGGTCACCTCGGGATCGAGTGGGACCTGCGCGAGGCGGACGACGCCCAGCGTGCTGAGCTCGCGGCCTGGGTCGCGCTGTACAAGGACGTGCGCGGCCTGCTGCACACCGGCGTGAGCGTGCACGCGGACGTGGCCGACCCGGCGTACGAGGTGCATGGCGTCGTCGCGCAGGACCGCAGCGACGCGCTGTTCGCCATCGCCGCCGTCGCGTCGTCGGCGCAGCTGCCTGCGGACGTCGTCCCGCTGCCGGGGCTGGACCCGGACGCGACGTACCACGTGCGACCGCAGGCACCGGGCGACGTCGTCACGCACGGGCGGGCCGCGCCGTGGTGGGGACCGGGCGGCGTGCGGGCCACCGGCCGCGTGCTCGAGCAGATCGGCGTGCGGGCGCCGCAGCTGTCGCCCGAGCGGCTCGTCCTGCTGCGCGTGACGCGGGTGGAGTGACACGTCGCTCGATGCCCGTCGGGGCGCAGACCTGGGCGTGCCGGCTGCGGGTGTCAGCGGTCCGTCGTTAGGCTCGCGAGGCGAGCGCGTCGAGGCCAGAGGCGTCGAGGGGAGTACGGGTGGACGCAAGGACGCACGGGCCCCGCGCGGGGCACACGAGCAGCCGCAGCGCGATCCTCGACGTCATCCGCGCCGCCGGCACCATCAGCCGCGTCGAGCTCACGCACGCCACCGGGCTGACTGCCGCCACCATCTCGACCGTCGTGCGACGGCTCATCGACGAGGGCCTCGTCGTCGAGGCGGGCCGGGCCGAGTCCACCGGCGGCAAGCCCCGGATGCTGCTGCAGCTCGACCCCGCGGCGCGGTACGCGGTCGGCGTGCACCTCGACCACGCGGGCATCACCTACGTGATCGCCAACCTCGGCGGGCACGTCGTCGCACGCTGGCGGCGCCCCGGGACCGGTGCCGACGACCCGCGGGACGTCGTCGCGCGGATCGCCGACGAGATCGCCGCGACCGTCGCACGCGTCGGGATCGACCCCGCACGGCTCCTCGGTGTCGGGGTCGTCTCGCCCGGCCCGCTGTCGACGGCCACCGGCATGACGCTCGCGCCGCCCGTCATGCAGCACTGGGCCGACTTCCCGCTCGCCGTGGCCATCGAGGACGCCGTCGGGCTCCCCGTGCTGCTCGACAACGACGCGACCGCCGCCGCGCTCGGCGAGTACTGGTCGGGCGGCGTGCCCACCGGAGCCGTCTGCGCGGCGCTGTACATGGGCACCGGGATCGGCGCCGGGATCCTCGTCGACGGCACCGTCTACCGCGGCAGGTCGT
This window harbors:
- a CDS encoding glycoside hydrolase family 2 protein, with the translated sequence MAHLRTGVPAHVPGTTHTDLLAAGLIPDPYLDGNEELLGWMKRVDWAYERPLAIPPAAPGERVDLVLQGVDTVATVRLDGTVLARTANQHRTHRVDLRGDLRPGQQVLRVELASALTHAEAEAARLGPRPLAYPQPFNMVRKMACSFGWDWGPDLQTAGLWRPVVVERWSVARLASVRPLVSVLPDGTGVVQVVVDVERSGLAGGDVPLVVTARVAGVDTVAEVHAGATSATARLEVAHAPLWWPVGHGAQPLHELVVELRAADPAAPAGPRGTGPVLGSWARRIGFRTVELDTAPDDHGAAFTLRVNGRSVFVRGANWIPDDHLLTRITRERLAARLDQALGAHLNLLRVWGGGIYESEDFYDLCDERGLLVWQDFLLACAAYPEEEPLRSEIEAEAREHVARLTPHPSLVLWNGGNENLWGFLDWGWQEELEGRTWGHAYATQILPAVVAELDPTRPYVANSPASPGHDLHDVHPNDLDHGSHHQWDVWNRVDYSTYRDEVPRFCSEFGFQGPPTWATLRRAVRAEDGSVAGKEHPTFLLHQKAADGNAKLDRGMAPHLGVPADFTDWHWAGQLNQARAVRFAIEHYRSWWPTTAGAIVWQLNDCWPVTSWAAVDGDGRPKPLWWAMRAAFADRLVTVQPRDGRESLVVVNDTPVLWKATAVLERQTLEGQVLARTELPLTVGAWSAGTFAIAAALRTPDDPTHEVLLVTLDRSRAVHTWVEDVDLALAPAPVRTRVHPVPDGYEVQVTAASLVRDLTLLVDRLDPDASVDEALVTLPAGASTTFRVRTSAVLDPADLVAAPVMRSANDLVATTQPSGA
- a CDS encoding alpha-galactosidase, giving the protein MPQRPDDETTPVTSDLLHLRAAGVSLVLDLTGLPRVLHWGSDLGALDDAALADLLLAGRPAHMGFPVDGEVVPSVLPAQADGWLGTPGLTGSRGGRAWSAALVPGTPVLTRSEDGGAVLVVPATDAAAGLALELVLELTTQGLVRQRATLTNTGDDGYELAGLLLTLPVPARAATLLDLGGHWARERSPLRTAFTHGTRLRENRRGRTGYDTPYVLVAGTEDLAHRRGEAWGFHVAWSGNHRSLAERNHYHPGLLGGGELLEPGEVRLGTGESYTSPWVYGSYGARGLDALADRFHAWMRARPQHPRTPRPVTLNTWEAVYFQHELGRLVELADAAAEVGAERFVLDDGWFGSRRDDSSGLGDWVVSEEVWPDGLHPLIEHVTGLGMQFGLWVEPEMVNPDSDLARAHPDWMLRLPDRLPRPARQQQVLDLARPEAYAHILGQLDALLTEHDIAYLKWDHNRDLVDAGHGPHGVPGVHGQTLAVYRLLDELRARHPRVEIESCSSGGSRVDLEILQRTDRVWASDCIDALERRSIQPWTNLLIPLELIGAHIGSGTAHSTGRSASLGFRAGTALFGHLGIEWDLREADDAQRAELAAWVALYKDVRGLLHTGVSVHADVADPAYEVHGVVAQDRSDALFAIAAVASSAQLPADVVPLPGLDPDATYHVRPQAPGDVVTHGRAAPWWGPGGVRATGRVLEQIGVRAPQLSPERLVLLRVTRVE
- a CDS encoding ROK family transcriptional regulator, with amino-acid sequence MDARTHGPRAGHTSSRSAILDVIRAAGTISRVELTHATGLTAATISTVVRRLIDEGLVVEAGRAESTGGKPRMLLQLDPAARYAVGVHLDHAGITYVIANLGGHVVARWRRPGTGADDPRDVVARIADEIAATVARVGIDPARLLGVGVVSPGPLSTATGMTLAPPVMQHWADFPLAVAIEDAVGLPVLLDNDATAAALGEYWSGGVPTGAVCAALYMGTGIGAGILVDGTVYRGRSSNAGEIGHVCVDVDGPACWCGSRGCIEAVAGPGAVVARATEAGVTLPGRGVSEDFAALARAAARGEPEPVRLLADSARYVAAAAQVLANVLDLDLVVLTGASFAHAGSLYLPVVQERLDGGFFARGTHDVRVMISSHASEAAAVGGAALVLQTELAPRQAGLRMVVDTLTELPAGSGVA